One genomic window of Tatumella citrea includes the following:
- a CDS encoding TonB-dependent siderophore receptor: MANKSLKYSLLASLVAGSFMTPLSNATDSSDQNIPQSTGATVKKQTSAETKKVVTPEAKKEDDATIVVTGRVQTLQAPGVSIIDQEAIKKHPIQRDVSEIIRTMPGVNLTGNSTSGQRGNNRQIDIRGMGPENTLILIDGMPVSSKNSVRYGWRGERDTRGDSNWVPPEMIDHIEVIRGPAAAMYGNGAMGGVVNIVTKPTGKTWHGSFNSYYNVPEHKQEGATKRENFDLSGGLTDTLTMRLYGNWSKTQADGQNINDGHSAERTGKYAGMVPAGREGVINKNINGVLRWEFAPMQALELDAGYSRQGNLYAGDTQNTNSSTLTKAYYGKSTNIIYRQTLALKYTGAWDNGVTTNNYIQFEKTRNTRLKEGLSGGLEGLFSTTDEGFATINLNDTNVHSDINIPINGWVEQNLTFGAEFNHQAMKDPTSNTYAATSEIGGVSETNRSEYSSANIWGIYTEDNIDLTDSTKLTPGVRLNHQSYTGSNISPSLNLSQDLGDDFTLKMGIARAWKAPNLYQTNPNYLLYSNGNGCYDTGATCYLQGNKNLKAETSINKEIGIEYHHEGVQAGLTWYRNDYRNKIAAGTSSAYYNGTSNVYQWTNVPKSLVEGLEGTLNFPISDSVTMNNNFTYIIANENKSTGDYLSIIPKFTINSTLDWQATDDLAVQGTMTWYGRQKPQKYNTQGEATSGTETWQVNPYAVFGFSAVYNVNKNVDVTAGIDNLLDKRHYREGNALTSGASGTYAYGAGARTYNESGRTYYMELGMHF, from the coding sequence ATGGCAAATAAATCATTGAAATACTCGCTGCTGGCATCGCTGGTAGCAGGCAGTTTTATGACTCCTCTGTCGAATGCGACAGATTCCTCAGATCAGAATATCCCGCAAAGTACCGGTGCTACGGTTAAAAAACAGACATCCGCTGAAACAAAAAAAGTAGTCACTCCTGAAGCCAAAAAAGAGGACGATGCCACCATTGTGGTGACCGGGCGGGTACAGACTTTACAGGCGCCCGGCGTATCGATCATCGATCAGGAAGCTATCAAAAAACATCCGATCCAGCGCGATGTATCTGAAATTATCCGTACCATGCCTGGCGTTAACCTGACGGGCAACTCGACCAGTGGTCAGCGCGGTAACAACCGACAGATTGATATCCGTGGTATGGGACCGGAAAATACGCTGATCCTTATCGACGGTATGCCGGTCAGCAGTAAGAACTCGGTACGTTATGGCTGGCGTGGCGAACGTGATACCCGCGGCGACAGCAACTGGGTACCTCCGGAGATGATCGATCATATCGAAGTTATTCGCGGACCTGCTGCAGCAATGTACGGTAATGGCGCTATGGGTGGGGTAGTGAATATTGTCACTAAACCGACCGGTAAAACCTGGCATGGCAGCTTTAACAGCTATTACAACGTACCGGAGCACAAACAGGAAGGTGCGACTAAACGTGAAAACTTCGATCTGAGTGGCGGACTGACCGATACTCTGACTATGCGTCTGTATGGCAACTGGAGCAAAACCCAGGCCGATGGCCAGAATATTAACGACGGCCATTCCGCAGAGCGTACAGGAAAATATGCCGGTATGGTTCCGGCCGGTCGTGAAGGGGTTATCAACAAAAATATTAACGGTGTACTGCGCTGGGAATTTGCTCCGATGCAAGCGCTGGAGTTAGATGCAGGTTACAGCCGCCAGGGTAACCTGTACGCCGGAGATACCCAGAATACCAACAGTTCAACTCTGACCAAAGCTTACTACGGTAAATCAACCAACATTATTTATCGCCAGACTCTGGCGCTTAAATATACCGGTGCGTGGGATAATGGTGTCACCACCAATAACTACATCCAGTTCGAGAAAACACGTAATACCCGTCTGAAAGAAGGTTTGTCCGGCGGATTAGAAGGGCTGTTTTCGACCACGGATGAAGGTTTTGCGACCATTAATCTGAATGATACTAATGTCCACTCAGATATTAATATTCCGATCAATGGCTGGGTGGAGCAAAATCTGACCTTTGGTGCTGAGTTTAACCATCAGGCGATGAAAGATCCGACCTCGAACACTTATGCGGCAACCTCAGAGATTGGAGGCGTATCAGAAACCAACCGCAGTGAATACAGTTCAGCAAATATCTGGGGTATCTATACCGAAGATAACATTGACCTGACCGACTCCACTAAACTGACCCCGGGTGTACGGTTAAACCATCAGTCCTATACCGGCAGTAATATCAGCCCGTCTCTGAACCTGTCTCAGGATCTGGGTGATGACTTCACTCTGAAAATGGGGATTGCCCGTGCATGGAAAGCACCAAACCTGTACCAGACTAACCCTAACTACCTGTTGTACAGCAATGGTAACGGTTGTTATGACACAGGGGCGACTTGCTATCTGCAAGGGAATAAAAATCTGAAGGCTGAAACCAGTATCAATAAAGAGATTGGGATTGAATACCATCATGAAGGTGTTCAGGCCGGTCTGACCTGGTATCGCAACGATTACCGTAACAAAATCGCTGCCGGAACCAGCTCTGCATACTATAACGGTACCTCCAATGTTTATCAGTGGACTAACGTACCTAAGTCACTGGTGGAGGGACTGGAAGGAACCCTTAACTTCCCAATCAGTGATAGTGTGACGATGAATAACAACTTCACCTATATCATTGCTAATGAGAATAAATCTACCGGTGATTACCTGTCGATTATCCCTAAATTTACCATTAACTCGACGCTGGACTGGCAGGCGACCGATGATTTAGCGGTCCAGGGCACCATGACCTGGTATGGTAGACAGAAACCACAAAAATATAATACTCAGGGTGAAGCGACCTCAGGTACCGAAACCTGGCAGGTCAATCCTTATGCGGTATTTGGCTTCAGTGCCGTCTACAACGTGAATAAAAATGTGGATGTGACTGCGGGTATTGATAATCTGCTGGATAAACGTCATTACCGTGAGGGGAATGCCTTAACCTCCGGAGCCAGTGGTACCTACGCCTATGGCGCCGGAGCCCGGACCTATAACGAATCAGGACGTACCTACTACATGGAACTGGGAATGCACTTCTGA